From the Chthoniobacterales bacterium genome, one window contains:
- the mutL gene encoding DNA mismatch repair endonuclease MutL, which translates to MSRIRLLPEILASQVAAGEVIERPASVVKELVENSIDAGAGKIEVSIRRGGISLMRVVDDGCGMDRDDALLSLERHATSKIRTKDDLAAIATLGFRGEALPSIASVSRFRLTTREHDAVAGTEIIVAGGKIETVRDGGEAPGTQIEVRSIFYNLPARRKFLRSENTESRNIEHQLHLQATGHPEIAFVFVRDERVVFQLPPAATLLDRIRDLHGKEVVERLLPVQEPKEGPIRIRGLIGQAGVSRQTRAQQLVFVNGRAVENAVLTAALREGYHTALMKGQFPVTFLFLDLDPAAVDVNVHPAKREVRFRDPSGVREALVAAIRETLESGRRDWQQQFQKPAAGAGIVDPGPIPAPAVVPIDPGSSIPAPRPIPFTTEPGPSTPATTLPLRHTEPQESVASAPRWDPQPAIASPGSQQFQIIGVLNKLYVLMENQEGLVLVDQHAAHERILFEELRRRMEEQGVPSQRLLLAQTFELAPRDAEWVERNVATLQKMGIGIEPFGQNAFKIDSLPTFLDVADPVTFMRKVIDGLKSASNGSSPLRLGEEMIAKTVCRHAVKANDPLRYLEVEKLIGDLLECDLPYCCPHGRPTMIQISHAELEKKFGRKV; encoded by the coding sequence ATGAGCCGCATTCGCCTGTTGCCGGAAATTCTCGCCAGCCAGGTGGCGGCTGGCGAAGTGATCGAGCGGCCGGCTTCCGTCGTGAAAGAGCTGGTCGAGAACAGCATCGACGCCGGCGCGGGCAAGATCGAGGTCAGCATCCGCCGCGGCGGGATTTCGCTCATGCGAGTGGTGGATGACGGCTGCGGGATGGACCGCGACGACGCGTTGCTCTCTCTCGAGCGACACGCGACCAGTAAGATTCGCACAAAGGACGATCTGGCGGCGATAGCGACGCTCGGTTTTCGCGGGGAAGCTTTGCCGAGCATCGCGAGCGTCTCGCGCTTTCGGCTCACCACGCGAGAGCATGACGCGGTGGCCGGGACTGAAATTATCGTCGCGGGAGGGAAGATCGAAACCGTGCGCGACGGCGGGGAAGCGCCGGGCACCCAGATCGAAGTGCGCTCGATCTTTTACAATCTGCCCGCGCGCCGGAAATTTCTGCGCTCGGAAAACACCGAGAGCCGCAACATCGAGCATCAGCTTCATTTGCAGGCGACGGGTCATCCGGAAATCGCTTTCGTGTTTGTTCGCGATGAACGCGTGGTCTTCCAGCTTCCGCCCGCTGCGACCTTGCTGGATCGAATTCGCGATCTTCACGGCAAGGAGGTCGTGGAGCGTCTGTTACCGGTCCAGGAACCGAAGGAGGGACCGATCCGGATTCGCGGCCTGATCGGGCAAGCGGGAGTGAGCCGGCAGACGCGCGCGCAACAGCTGGTGTTCGTGAACGGGCGGGCCGTGGAGAATGCGGTCCTCACCGCGGCGTTGCGCGAGGGTTATCACACCGCCCTGATGAAAGGCCAGTTTCCGGTGACCTTTTTGTTCCTCGATCTCGATCCGGCCGCGGTGGATGTGAATGTTCACCCGGCCAAACGCGAAGTCCGTTTTCGCGACCCGAGCGGCGTCCGGGAAGCGCTGGTGGCGGCGATTCGCGAAACGCTCGAGAGCGGCCGGCGCGATTGGCAGCAGCAATTTCAAAAGCCGGCCGCTGGAGCAGGGATCGTCGATCCCGGCCCGATTCCCGCGCCGGCAGTTGTCCCGATCGATCCGGGATCATCGATCCCGGCTCCAAGGCCGATCCCATTTACAACGGAACCTGGACCATCCACCCCAGCGACAACGCTTCCGCTACGACACACCGAGCCACAGGAATCGGTCGCGTCAGCTCCGCGTTGGGATCCTCAACCGGCGATTGCATCGCCGGGCTCCCAGCAATTCCAAATCATCGGCGTCCTCAACAAGCTTTACGTGCTCATGGAAAACCAGGAAGGGCTCGTCCTGGTAGATCAGCACGCGGCGCATGAGCGGATCCTGTTTGAAGAACTTCGCCGCCGGATGGAGGAACAGGGCGTTCCATCGCAGCGACTGCTCCTCGCCCAAACCTTTGAGCTGGCGCCCCGTGATGCCGAATGGGTCGAGCGCAATGTCGCCACGCTCCAAAAAATGGGGATCGGCATCGAGCCGTTTGGCCAGAACGCCTTCAAAATCGACAGCCTTCCGACTTTTCTCGACGTGGCCGATCCGGTGACGTTCATGCGCAAGGTCATCGACGGCTTGAAGAGCGCCAGCAACGGCAGTTCGCCGCTGCGCCTGGGCGAGGAAATGATCGCGAAGACCGTTTGCCGCCATGCGGTGAAGGCGAATGATCCGCTGCGTTATCTGGAAGTCGAAAAATTGATCGGGGATCTGCTCGAATGCGACCTGCCTTATTGCTGCCCGCATGGCCGGCCGACGATGATCCAGATTTCCCACGCTGAACTGGAGAAGAAGTTCGGGCGAAAAGTGTGA
- a CDS encoding iron-sulfur cluster assembly accessory protein codes for MITVTENAVRQLRTLLESQTAAEGKGLRVGIAKGGCSGLQYEMSLDAQKEGDAVVAQDGVEFFVDRESADYLRGSTLDYRDGLTGAGFHIENPNAARTCGCGTSFEAARPA; via the coding sequence ATGATTACCGTGACGGAGAACGCAGTTCGACAGCTTCGCACCCTGCTCGAATCCCAAACCGCAGCTGAGGGAAAGGGATTGCGCGTGGGGATCGCGAAGGGCGGCTGTTCGGGCCTTCAATACGAAATGTCGCTCGATGCCCAAAAAGAGGGCGATGCCGTCGTGGCCCAGGACGGAGTCGAATTTTTCGTTGATCGCGAGAGCGCGGACTATCTGCGGGGGTCGACCCTGGATTATCGCGACGGCCTCACGGGCGCCGGCTTTCATATCGAGAATCCGAATGCTGCCCGGACTTGCGGGTGCGGTACGTCTTTCGAAGCAGCCCGCCCTGCTTGA
- a CDS encoding GDP-mannose 4,6-dehydratase, which yields MAEDKKTALITGITGQDGSYLAEFLLEKGYAVHGVVRRTSNLLRSRIDHLRRANARFSLYYGDLSDGTTLRRIFSEVQPDEVYHLAGQSHVGLSFEIPESTCEEIGMATLRLLEIARDQPKPLRFYHASSSEIFGHTAESPQTETTPLQPASPYGCAKAFATQLARVYRESYGLFVCNGILYNHESPRRGENFVTRKIAKGAARIARGLDHELNLGSLESRRDWGRAQDYVAAMWLMLQAQKPDDYVVATGETHSVREFVEAAFAVVNLPPDKYVKRDPAFDRPADPTRLVGSPEKIKAALGWRPSGTFNDLVREMVEAELAAADAVAKKKEATA from the coding sequence ATGGCTGAGGACAAAAAAACCGCGCTGATTACCGGGATCACCGGCCAGGACGGCTCGTATCTGGCGGAGTTTCTCCTGGAAAAGGGATACGCCGTCCACGGTGTCGTCCGGCGGACGAGCAATCTGCTCCGGTCCCGGATCGATCATTTGCGGCGCGCGAACGCCAGGTTTTCGCTCTATTACGGCGACTTGTCGGATGGGACGACGCTGCGCCGGATTTTTTCGGAGGTGCAACCGGACGAAGTTTATCACCTGGCTGGCCAAAGCCATGTCGGTCTGAGTTTCGAAATCCCGGAATCGACCTGTGAAGAAATCGGAATGGCGACGCTCCGGTTGCTCGAGATCGCTCGGGACCAACCGAAGCCGTTGCGATTTTATCACGCCTCCAGTTCCGAGATTTTCGGACACACCGCCGAATCGCCGCAGACGGAAACGACGCCGCTCCAGCCCGCCAGTCCTTACGGTTGCGCGAAGGCTTTCGCGACCCAGCTCGCCCGGGTGTATCGCGAGTCCTACGGCCTTTTTGTCTGCAACGGGATCCTCTACAACCACGAATCGCCGCGGCGCGGCGAAAATTTCGTCACCCGCAAGATCGCAAAGGGCGCGGCGCGGATCGCAAGAGGACTGGACCACGAGCTGAACCTTGGCAGTCTCGAGAGCCGGCGGGACTGGGGACGGGCCCAGGATTACGTCGCGGCGATGTGGCTGATGCTCCAAGCGCAGAAGCCGGATGATTACGTCGTGGCGACGGGCGAAACGCACTCGGTCCGGGAGTTTGTCGAAGCCGCGTTCGCGGTCGTCAATCTGCCGCCGGACAAATACGTGAAGCGAGATCCGGCCTTCGATCGCCCAGCCGACCCGACCCGGCTCGTCGGTTCTCCGGAGAAAATAAAGGCGGCGCTTGGCTGGCGGCCGAGTGGCACATTCAACGATCTTGTGCGCGAGATGGTGGAAGCGGAGCTGGCGGCCGCCGACGCAGTGGCAAAAAAGAAGGAAGCAACAGCATGA